The sequence CACCAATGCCGCCGGCGAGTTCCAATATGTCTCCGGGGAGCAGGTGCAGTTCAGCCTGGGGGGCACCCAGTTCCCGGCGGTGGCCGGTGGCGAGCAGGTGACCCCGCTCGACCTGTTTGATACGGACGACCCCACCACCCAGGCGGTGGTGAACACCTTGAGGTTGCTGCAATCTCTGGATGAAGACGGCAACCCGGACAACGGCATCAGCATTCCCGCAGCAGTGGTCACCGCACTGGGTGAGGTGACCATAGACGTGACCGGTGAGCAGTTTGAGACTCAGATGACCGGCGCCATGGAGACCGCGGGCCTGGATGTCGAAGATCTGGTCAGCGAGGAGGAAGCCCTCGACCACTTCGATGAAACCGTCAACCCGGGCTTCAGCGACATGGACCTGAACGGCAAGTGGGTCTCCATGGAGTGGCTGACGCCCAGATACGGCTTCTATAACGCCGACTACATGGATTACCGCCTGGCCAACTGGGCCATCGCCGACGCCACCCTGACCGTGGATGAGTTCACCTTGAGCGGTGAGAAGTACGATCAGGAGAGCTACGCCGTCGCCATCGATGCCAAGGGTAAGATTCAGTTTGAAGACGATGAAGAGCTTGCGCAGATGGACACCGGCGAGCAGATGCTGCTTTGGTATGCCGGCGAAGAGGAGCGTCAGCGCATCGCCGTGGCCCTGAAGCGGGCCGAGTCCTATGAGCTGGCCGACCTTCAGGGCGAATGGTTCATCGGCAGCCTGTATACCCCGGCTCACAAGGTCGGAGACCCTGCCCAGTACGGTTTCGGTGTCTATCACCTGGATATCGATGACCAGGGCGCAGTGGACTTCCGCGACCTGGGCGGCACAGATAACGACGCCACCGACCAGTTCACCTTCGGGCTGGATGCCACCGGCCGGGTACTGGATGAGGAGGAAGGCTACATCCAACTGTCCGCCAATAAGGACGTCATCATGCAGGTGGCGGTATGGGATGAGGTTGAACAGGAACTGATGCTGGGTGTGAAGCAGCCTGAACAGCTGATTCTGGCGGGCCTGGAAGGCCGCTGGTACAGCGTCACCATCAATGTACCTGCGTCCGAGAACAACGCCTACGCCTTCAACTACAGCCTGGATGAGGTGGTGTTTGACGCCGAGGGCAACAGCAGCTGGTATCAGAAGGCCACAGACGACCCACAAGCGGACCTGGAGATTGTCGATACCATGAAACTGACCCTGGCCGACGGCATGATCAAGGATGAGTACAACGGCTACTGGCTGGTGAACGCCTCCTACGACGTGGCCATCAACCTCTATCCCGAGGAGGACGGTGCCTATGTGTATGCCATGCTGGTGCGTATGGAGAAATAGTTGCGTAGTCTGCTAGTACCAAAGGGCGTCGGGCTTCGTGCTCCTCGCCCTTTTTTTATCTCTGACAGTGGTGAATCAGCCTGAGAGACTGAACTTGTTACCGCTTAACGTCCGGGGCAAAAAGCTCGTACTTGACCCAGTTGACTCCCTCCTCGGCAAACGCGCCGCAGCGGGTCATGCCCAGTTTGTTGATCACCGCGTGAGAGGCCTGGTTGTCCTCCATGGCGCGGGCAACGATCCTGTCCAGTTGGTATCGCCCGAAACCAAGCTGCAGCGCTGCGATGGCGGACTCCAGTGCGTAGCCCTGGCGCCAGTGCCTGCGCATTATTCGAAAGCCGATGTCCACCTCTGCGCCTGGCTCTGCCCTTCGAAGGCCACAAAACCCCAGGTACTCTCCCGTCTCTTTCAGATACAGCGACCAGCGGCCAAAGCCGTTAAGCTGATACTGGGCGTAGTCGCTGATGAACGCCGCAACCTGGTCTTTGTTGTCAAAGGGCTTATCACCGGTGTATTTCAGTACCACCGGGTCGTTGTTCAGCTCAAAAAAGCCATCCACATCCTCCAATGAGAATCGCTGAAGGCGCAGCCTCTCTGTTTCCAACTCAGTCATCACTATCTTCCCTGTCAGCTCTTGCCCCAAAGACACCACTAAAGCGCAACTGGTGGGCGGATTCAAGGTGAAGGGGGAGGGGCGAGTTCAGGCGAAGCTGGTTTCCCGCAATTGGCTGAGGAGGTGGTTTTGGTGACGGCTGCCGGTTTTGTGCAGCAGGGACTTAATCTGGCTCTTCACCGTCTCCTTGCTGACTCGCCGGTGGCGGGCAATTTCGCTGCCGTCCATCCCCTGAGCCAGCAGTTGCAGCACCTGGCATTCGGCGTGGGTGAGCCCCTCCGGCAGAGCCGCAAAGCTCAGCTGAGGATTGAGCCTGGGGGCCAGCCTCAGTTGTGCCCAGGGCAGCAGGGCGGCGCCCACACACTGCAGGGTGTGCTCAATCCCCTTGGGAAACGGCGTGCGCCGGCGATGACAGGAGAGGCCCAGCTGACGACCATTGACCAGGGGCAGCAGCAGACCCATGGAGTAACGGTAATCGAAATGAGGGGCGAAGCGTTCCAGGAAGCCACCCTCTTCGGCCTTGGGGCGGGGCAGCAGATCCTGCAGGCAGACCGCATGGCCAAATTGGTTCTGCTCGATGTAGGTGTGCAGGTAGCGGTCCTCCTGGCTGTGGCTGGCCATAAAGGCCAACGAGCGCTGGGAGAGACCGGCGGCAAAGCTTCGCGGCTGCCCGGTCTGGGGATCCACCAGAAACAGCAGGCTACTGTCCGCTTGCAGAAGCTGAGTCAGCCTGTTCAGGGCATGACACAGGGCCTCATCGCTGTCCGCCTGGCACAGTTCGTTGATCCAGTAGTAGAGGGGCTGCCAATCCATAGATTCTCCTTGTCACTTAAAGTGTAAAGGACGGAAACTGCTCGGATTTTGACCTGGGTCAGGGTGTTAATCAATTGTTGCGGGGAGGTGGGCACCTCCCGAAGGAGGCGCCTGAATGGGTGAGTCGCTTAGGACTGTTTAGGGGCGAACCTCTGGTAGAGGGTGGGCAGCACCAGCAGGGTCAGGGCGGTGGAGCTGACCAGGCCGCCGATGATCACCATGGCCAGGGGGCGCTGGACCTCGGATCCGATGCCGGTGGAGAGGATCACCGGCAGCAGTCCCAGGGCCGAGGTCAGGGCGGTCATCAGCACCGGCCGCAGCCGGCTGATGGCCCCTTCGAAGGCGGCCTGAGCCACGCTCTCGCCACTGGCTACCCTCTGATTGATGGCGTCCACCAGCACCACCCCGTTGAGCACCGCCACCCCAAACAGGGTGATGAAGCCGATGGAGCTGGGCACCGACAGGTAGGTGCCGCTGAGATAGAGCGCCAGCACCCCGCCAATCAGCGCCAGGGGCACATTGGCCATGATCAGCAGTGCCTGGCTGATGGAGCCGAAGCTGAAGTAGAGCAGCAGAGCGATCAGCGCCACCGACAGGGGCACCACGATGGCCAGCCGCTGTTGGGCCCGCTGCTGGCTTTCATACTGGCCCCCCACCTTGACCCCGTAACCGGCGGGCAGCTCGGCGTTGTCGGCCACGGTCTGGTAGATGTCGGCCACCACCGAGCCCATGTCCCGGCCGGAGACGTTGGCCTGAATCACCACCCGTCGCTGTACATCATCACGGCGGATGTTGGGTGGGGCACTCTCCATACCAATCTCCGCCACATCCCCCAGGCGCACCTGGCTGCCATCCGGGGCGTAGAGCAGCAGATCCGCCAGTTTCTCCGGGCTGCTGCGGAACTGCTCGGCGAAGCGCAACTGGATGTCGTAACGGGCGTTGCCGTCGATCACCTGACCCGCCTCTCGGCCGCCGATGCCGTCGGACACCAGCTGCAGCACGCTGTCGACGCTGATGCCGTAACGGGCCAGTTTGGCCCGGTCAGGGCGCACCACCAGCTGCAGTTCACCCTGGATCTGCTCCATGGCCACACCTACGGCACCGTCTACCTGTTTCACCAGCTCCTCAATCTCCTTACCCTTGCTGGCCAGCACCTCCAGATCCGGGCCAAACAGCTTGATGGCCAGTTGGGCGCGGACACCGGAGAGCAGCTCATCCACCCGGGTGGCGATGGGCTGGCTGAAGGTAAACAGCAGCCCGGGGAACTGGGACAGTTTCTCCTCCATCTTCTGTTGCAGTTCGAAGCGATCGCTGGCGGAGGTCCACTGGTCGATGGGCTTCAGGCCCACGTAGATCTCGATGTTGCTGATGGGCTCGGGATCGCCGCCGAGCTCGGCGGCGCCCACCCGGCTCAGGGCATACTCCACCTCGGGAAAGCTCATCAGGATCTGCTCCAGTTTGGGGGCCACCCCCAGGCTGGTCTCCAGGTTGGCGGTGGGGGCCAGGGTCACCCGAATATTGATGGTGCCCTCCTCAAGCTCGGGCACGAACTCGGTGCCCAATTGAGGCACCAGGCTGAGGGTGGCCACAAAGGCCAGCAGGGCGGCGATGATCACCGTCTTGGGACGATGGATGATCTTGCCCAGCAGAGTGCGGTAGCCCTTTTCCAGCGGGGTCACCAGGGGGCTGGGGCGGAAGCTGACGCCCCGCTTGAAGGCCATGGTCGCCAGGGCGGGCACCACCAGCAGCGCCACCACCAGGGCGGCCAGCATCGCCAGGATGATGCTTACCGCCATGGGCTGGAACATCTTGCCCTCCACCCCTTGCAGGGTGAACAGCGGGGCAAACACCACGATGATGATGCTGGTGGCGAAAAACACCGGGCTGGCCACCTCTTGGGCGGCGGCCTTGATGCGCATGGCGATGCCCTGGTTGTCGTCACCCGCATGGTGGGGGTCGGCTTCATTGCTGCGGGCCCGGGCTTGGTCCAGGTGGCGGCGATCCGGCTGACTCAGGTGTTTGAAGATGTTCTCCACCATCACCACCGAGCCGTCCACCAGCATGCCGATGGCCACTGCCAGGCCGCCCAGGGACATCAGGTTGGCCGACATATTGAAATAGGCCATGACCATCAGGGCGATGCCGATGGCCACCGGAATGGAGAGCAGCACCAGCACGGTGGCGCGCAGATTCAGCAGGAACAGCGCCAGGATGACGATGATCAGCGCAAAGGCGATCAGCAGGGCATCGGTTACCGTTTTCACCGCCTTGGCCACCAGATCGGCGTTGTCGTAATAGGGCTCGAAGGTCACGCCCTCGGGCAGGGCTTGCTGGATCAGGGGCACTTTCAGTTTGATGTCGTCGATGGTGGCCTTGGTGTTGGCCCCCATCCGCTTGAGCACCACCCCGGAGACCACCTCGCCCAGGGGCTGGGGCTTTCCCTGGTCATCCCGGCGGGTCAT is a genomic window of Ferrimonas sp. YFM containing:
- a CDS encoding GNAT family N-acetyltransferase — translated: MTELETERLRLQRFSLEDVDGFFELNNDPVVLKYTGDKPFDNKDQVAAFISDYAQYQLNGFGRWSLYLKETGEYLGFCGLRRAEPGAEVDIGFRIMRRHWRQGYALESAIAALQLGFGRYQLDRIVARAMEDNQASHAVINKLGMTRCGAFAEEGVNWVKYELFAPDVKR
- a CDS encoding helix-turn-helix transcriptional regulator — encoded protein: MDWQPLYYWINELCQADSDEALCHALNRLTQLLQADSSLLFLVDPQTGQPRSFAAGLSQRSLAFMASHSQEDRYLHTYIEQNQFGHAVCLQDLLPRPKAEEGGFLERFAPHFDYRYSMGLLLPLVNGRQLGLSCHRRRTPFPKGIEHTLQCVGAALLPWAQLRLAPRLNPQLSFAALPEGLTHAECQVLQLLAQGMDGSEIARHRRVSKETVKSQIKSLLHKTGSRHQNHLLSQLRETSFA
- a CDS encoding CusA/CzcA family heavy metal efflux RND transporter, whose translation is MLNSLIASAVRNRLIVLILLLTTLVAAAFMLPRLNLDAFPDVTNVQVTVNTQAEGLASEEVEQLITYPIEASMYSLPGVTQVRSLSRTGLSIVTVVFEEGTDIYFARQQVFEQLQAAQENIPQGVGTPEMGPNTSGLGQVYQYLLRAEPGSGFDAMALRGLNDYLVKLMLMPVDGVTSVLSFGGEVRQYQVQLDPNKMQSFELTLDDVQQTLEANNRNTGGWFMPRGQEQFVVRGYGFIPAGDAGLQAIRLLPLKAIEGTPVTIGDIAKVDYGSEIRVGAVSMTRRDDQGKPQPLGEVVSGVVLKRMGANTKATIDDIKLKVPLIQQALPEGVTFEPYYDNADLVAKAVKTVTDALLIAFALIIVILALFLLNLRATVLVLLSIPVAIGIALMVMAYFNMSANLMSLGGLAVAIGMLVDGSVVMVENIFKHLSQPDRRHLDQARARSNEADPHHAGDDNQGIAMRIKAAAQEVASPVFFATSIIIVVFAPLFTLQGVEGKMFQPMAVSIILAMLAALVVALLVVPALATMAFKRGVSFRPSPLVTPLEKGYRTLLGKIIHRPKTVIIAALLAFVATLSLVPQLGTEFVPELEEGTINIRVTLAPTANLETSLGVAPKLEQILMSFPEVEYALSRVGAAELGGDPEPISNIEIYVGLKPIDQWTSASDRFELQQKMEEKLSQFPGLLFTFSQPIATRVDELLSGVRAQLAIKLFGPDLEVLASKGKEIEELVKQVDGAVGVAMEQIQGELQLVVRPDRAKLARYGISVDSVLQLVSDGIGGREAGQVIDGNARYDIQLRFAEQFRSSPEKLADLLLYAPDGSQVRLGDVAEIGMESAPPNIRRDDVQRRVVIQANVSGRDMGSVVADIYQTVADNAELPAGYGVKVGGQYESQQRAQQRLAIVVPLSVALIALLLYFSFGSISQALLIMANVPLALIGGVLALYLSGTYLSVPSSIGFITLFGVAVLNGVVLVDAINQRVASGESVAQAAFEGAISRLRPVLMTALTSALGLLPVILSTGIGSEVQRPLAMVIIGGLVSSTALTLLVLPTLYQRFAPKQS